The proteins below come from a single Mustela erminea isolate mMusErm1 chromosome 14, mMusErm1.Pri, whole genome shotgun sequence genomic window:
- the LOC116573641 gene encoding uncharacterized protein LOC116573641 isoform X6 yields the protein MTLNWSVSPATNILSPPPHPRLVSENQARGPKPCPPGEPGARRSDPIVRSSDPRAGSTARARSSNSALGSRLYVFTVLGSFFLPRQEMAPIFSSHGGLRPRRLWGSLIGVLFSLYFPGLRIALPAAALPPPSAGPGSRTSWARSSPLPARRVTMAPSRPRPHPAALHFQSHLPGEVGFCGETGRRVRGLPGCGSWVLGTGPRGDRAGTEQGQSKPNMACARRAGVVHSGLRCADPARRRPRPGRAARGFHGDGKLASTASATTAKFPAFHPPLGAQRDDRGAGCEERERGDSDPETGCPEGSPLPC from the coding sequence ATGACACTGAACTGGAGCGTTTCTCCAGCAACGAAcattctctccccccccccccacccccgccttgtCTCTGAGAACCAGGCCAGAGGGCCAAAGCCCTGCCCGCCGGGGGAACCGGGTGCCAGGAGAAGCGACCCGATAGTGCGGAGTAGCGACCCAAGAGCCGGGAGCACAGCCCGCGCCCGCTCCTCAAACTCCGCCCTTGGGAGCCGCCTTTATGTCTTCACTGTTCTCggttccttctttctccctcggCAGGAAATGGCTCCCATTTTCTCCTCTCACGGTGGTCTTCGACCCAGGCGTCTTTGGGGCTCATTGATTGGGGTGCTTTTCAGTCTGTACTTTCCGGGGCTCAGGATTGCTCTGCCGGCCGCtgccctcccgcccccctccGCGGGTCCCGGCTCCCGCACATCCTGGGCGCGCTCATCTCCGCTCCCGGCCAGGCGTGTCACAATGGCGCCTTCGCGGCCTCGCCCGCACCCAGCCGCGCTCCACTTCCAGTCCCATCTTCCCGGAGAGGTGGGGTTCTGCGGGGAAACAGGCCGGCGGGTGCGCGGGCTCCCGGGCTGTGGCTCCTGGGTGCTGGGTACAGGGCCGAGAGGGGACCGAGCGGGGACCGAGCAGGGACAGAGCAAGCCCAACATGGCGTGCGCCCGCCGGGCGGGAGTTGTGCACTCGGGCCTGCGGTGCGCCGACCCCGCCCGGCGGAGGCCCCGCCCAGGGCGCGCTGCCAGGGGTTTCCATGGTGATGGCAAACTAGCCTCAACTGCCTCAGCTACAACTGCCAAATTCCCCGCGTTCCACCCTCCTCTAGGTGCTCAGAGGGACGATCGAGGTGCGGGATGTGAAGAGCGGGAGCGTGGAGACTCGGATCCCGAG
- the LOC116573641 gene encoding uncharacterized protein LOC116573641 isoform X3 encodes MTLNWSVSPATNILSPPPHPRLVSENQARGPKPCPPGEPGARRSDPIVRSSDPRAGSTARARSSNSALGSRLYVFTVLGSFFLPRQEMAPIFSSHGGLRPRRLWGSLIGVLFSLYFPGLRIALPAAALPPPSAGPGSRTSWARSSPLPARRVTMAPSRPRPHPAALHFQSHLPGEVGFCGETGRRVRGLPGCGSWVLGTGPRGDRAGTEQGQSKPNMACARRAGVVHSGLRCADPARRRPRPGRAARGFHGDGKLASTASATTAKFPAFHPPLGAQRDDRGAGCEERERGDSDPEWHFHGSWQVRILPLNHQCFHGS; translated from the coding sequence ATGACACTGAACTGGAGCGTTTCTCCAGCAACGAAcattctctccccccccccccacccccgccttgtCTCTGAGAACCAGGCCAGAGGGCCAAAGCCCTGCCCGCCGGGGGAACCGGGTGCCAGGAGAAGCGACCCGATAGTGCGGAGTAGCGACCCAAGAGCCGGGAGCACAGCCCGCGCCCGCTCCTCAAACTCCGCCCTTGGGAGCCGCCTTTATGTCTTCACTGTTCTCggttccttctttctccctcggCAGGAAATGGCTCCCATTTTCTCCTCTCACGGTGGTCTTCGACCCAGGCGTCTTTGGGGCTCATTGATTGGGGTGCTTTTCAGTCTGTACTTTCCGGGGCTCAGGATTGCTCTGCCGGCCGCtgccctcccgcccccctccGCGGGTCCCGGCTCCCGCACATCCTGGGCGCGCTCATCTCCGCTCCCGGCCAGGCGTGTCACAATGGCGCCTTCGCGGCCTCGCCCGCACCCAGCCGCGCTCCACTTCCAGTCCCATCTTCCCGGAGAGGTGGGGTTCTGCGGGGAAACAGGCCGGCGGGTGCGCGGGCTCCCGGGCTGTGGCTCCTGGGTGCTGGGTACAGGGCCGAGAGGGGACCGAGCGGGGACCGAGCAGGGACAGAGCAAGCCCAACATGGCGTGCGCCCGCCGGGCGGGAGTTGTGCACTCGGGCCTGCGGTGCGCCGACCCCGCCCGGCGGAGGCCCCGCCCAGGGCGCGCTGCCAGGGGTTTCCATGGTGATGGCAAACTAGCCTCAACTGCCTCAGCTACAACTGCCAAATTCCCCGCGTTCCACCCTCCTCTAGGTGCTCAGAGGGACGATCGAGGTGCGGGATGTGAAGAGCGGGAGCGTGGAGACTCGGATCCCGAG
- the LOC116573641 gene encoding uncharacterized protein LOC116573641 isoform X1 has protein sequence MTLNWSVSPATNILSPPPHPRLVSENQARGPKPCPPGEPGARRSDPIVRSSDPRAGSTARARSSNSALGSRLYVFTVLGSFFLPRQEMAPIFSSHGGLRPRRLWGSLIGVLFSLYFPGLRIALPAAALPPPSAGPGSRTSWARSSPLPARRVTMAPSRPRPHPAALHFQSHLPGEVGFCGETGRRVRGLPGCGSWVLGTGPRGDRAGTEQGQSKPNMACARRAGVVHSGLRCADPARRRPRPGRAARGFHGDGKLASTASATTAKFPAFHPPLGAQRDDRGAGCEERERGDSDPEWHFHGSWQVRILPLNHQCFHGSCHKRLHPN, from the coding sequence ATGACACTGAACTGGAGCGTTTCTCCAGCAACGAAcattctctccccccccccccacccccgccttgtCTCTGAGAACCAGGCCAGAGGGCCAAAGCCCTGCCCGCCGGGGGAACCGGGTGCCAGGAGAAGCGACCCGATAGTGCGGAGTAGCGACCCAAGAGCCGGGAGCACAGCCCGCGCCCGCTCCTCAAACTCCGCCCTTGGGAGCCGCCTTTATGTCTTCACTGTTCTCggttccttctttctccctcggCAGGAAATGGCTCCCATTTTCTCCTCTCACGGTGGTCTTCGACCCAGGCGTCTTTGGGGCTCATTGATTGGGGTGCTTTTCAGTCTGTACTTTCCGGGGCTCAGGATTGCTCTGCCGGCCGCtgccctcccgcccccctccGCGGGTCCCGGCTCCCGCACATCCTGGGCGCGCTCATCTCCGCTCCCGGCCAGGCGTGTCACAATGGCGCCTTCGCGGCCTCGCCCGCACCCAGCCGCGCTCCACTTCCAGTCCCATCTTCCCGGAGAGGTGGGGTTCTGCGGGGAAACAGGCCGGCGGGTGCGCGGGCTCCCGGGCTGTGGCTCCTGGGTGCTGGGTACAGGGCCGAGAGGGGACCGAGCGGGGACCGAGCAGGGACAGAGCAAGCCCAACATGGCGTGCGCCCGCCGGGCGGGAGTTGTGCACTCGGGCCTGCGGTGCGCCGACCCCGCCCGGCGGAGGCCCCGCCCAGGGCGCGCTGCCAGGGGTTTCCATGGTGATGGCAAACTAGCCTCAACTGCCTCAGCTACAACTGCCAAATTCCCCGCGTTCCACCCTCCTCTAGGTGCTCAGAGGGACGATCGAGGTGCGGGATGTGAAGAGCGGGAGCGTGGAGACTCGGATCCCGAG
- the LOC116573641 gene encoding uncharacterized protein LOC116573641 isoform X2, with protein sequence MTLNWSVSPATNILSPPPHPRLVSENQARGPKPCPPGEPGARRSDPIVRSSDPRAGSTARARSSNSALGSRLYVFTVLGSFFLPRQEMAPIFSSHGGLRPRRLWGSLIGVLFSLYFPGLRIALPAAALPPPSAGPGSRTSWARSSPLPARRVTMAPSRPRPHPAALHFQSHLPGEVGFCGETGRRVRGLPGCGSWVLGTGPRGDRAGTEQGQSKPNMACARRAGVVHSGLRCADPARRRPRPGRAARGFHGDGKLASTASATTAKFPAFHPPLGAQRDDRGAGCEERERGDSDPEWHFHGSWQVRILPLNHQCFHGSWRE encoded by the coding sequence ATGACACTGAACTGGAGCGTTTCTCCAGCAACGAAcattctctccccccccccccacccccgccttgtCTCTGAGAACCAGGCCAGAGGGCCAAAGCCCTGCCCGCCGGGGGAACCGGGTGCCAGGAGAAGCGACCCGATAGTGCGGAGTAGCGACCCAAGAGCCGGGAGCACAGCCCGCGCCCGCTCCTCAAACTCCGCCCTTGGGAGCCGCCTTTATGTCTTCACTGTTCTCggttccttctttctccctcggCAGGAAATGGCTCCCATTTTCTCCTCTCACGGTGGTCTTCGACCCAGGCGTCTTTGGGGCTCATTGATTGGGGTGCTTTTCAGTCTGTACTTTCCGGGGCTCAGGATTGCTCTGCCGGCCGCtgccctcccgcccccctccGCGGGTCCCGGCTCCCGCACATCCTGGGCGCGCTCATCTCCGCTCCCGGCCAGGCGTGTCACAATGGCGCCTTCGCGGCCTCGCCCGCACCCAGCCGCGCTCCACTTCCAGTCCCATCTTCCCGGAGAGGTGGGGTTCTGCGGGGAAACAGGCCGGCGGGTGCGCGGGCTCCCGGGCTGTGGCTCCTGGGTGCTGGGTACAGGGCCGAGAGGGGACCGAGCGGGGACCGAGCAGGGACAGAGCAAGCCCAACATGGCGTGCGCCCGCCGGGCGGGAGTTGTGCACTCGGGCCTGCGGTGCGCCGACCCCGCCCGGCGGAGGCCCCGCCCAGGGCGCGCTGCCAGGGGTTTCCATGGTGATGGCAAACTAGCCTCAACTGCCTCAGCTACAACTGCCAAATTCCCCGCGTTCCACCCTCCTCTAGGTGCTCAGAGGGACGATCGAGGTGCGGGATGTGAAGAGCGGGAGCGTGGAGACTCGGATCCCGAG
- the LOC116573641 gene encoding uncharacterized protein LOC116573641 isoform X9, with product MTLNWSVSPATNILSPPPHPRLVSENQARGPKPCPPGEPGARRSDPIVRSSDPRAGSTARARSSNSALGSRLYVFTVLGSFFLPRQEMAPIFSSHGGLRPRRLWGSLIGVLFSLYFPGLRIALPAAALPPPSAGPGSRTSWARSSPLPARRVTMAPSRPRPHPAALHFQSHLPGEVGFCGETGRRVRGLPGCGSWVLGTGPRGDRAGTEQGQSKPNMACARRAGVVHSGLRCADPARRRPRPGRAARGFHGDGKLASTASATTAKFPAFHPPLGAQRDDRGAGCEERERGDSDPEILFI from the coding sequence ATGACACTGAACTGGAGCGTTTCTCCAGCAACGAAcattctctccccccccccccacccccgccttgtCTCTGAGAACCAGGCCAGAGGGCCAAAGCCCTGCCCGCCGGGGGAACCGGGTGCCAGGAGAAGCGACCCGATAGTGCGGAGTAGCGACCCAAGAGCCGGGAGCACAGCCCGCGCCCGCTCCTCAAACTCCGCCCTTGGGAGCCGCCTTTATGTCTTCACTGTTCTCggttccttctttctccctcggCAGGAAATGGCTCCCATTTTCTCCTCTCACGGTGGTCTTCGACCCAGGCGTCTTTGGGGCTCATTGATTGGGGTGCTTTTCAGTCTGTACTTTCCGGGGCTCAGGATTGCTCTGCCGGCCGCtgccctcccgcccccctccGCGGGTCCCGGCTCCCGCACATCCTGGGCGCGCTCATCTCCGCTCCCGGCCAGGCGTGTCACAATGGCGCCTTCGCGGCCTCGCCCGCACCCAGCCGCGCTCCACTTCCAGTCCCATCTTCCCGGAGAGGTGGGGTTCTGCGGGGAAACAGGCCGGCGGGTGCGCGGGCTCCCGGGCTGTGGCTCCTGGGTGCTGGGTACAGGGCCGAGAGGGGACCGAGCGGGGACCGAGCAGGGACAGAGCAAGCCCAACATGGCGTGCGCCCGCCGGGCGGGAGTTGTGCACTCGGGCCTGCGGTGCGCCGACCCCGCCCGGCGGAGGCCCCGCCCAGGGCGCGCTGCCAGGGGTTTCCATGGTGATGGCAAACTAGCCTCAACTGCCTCAGCTACAACTGCCAAATTCCCCGCGTTCCACCCTCCTCTAGGTGCTCAGAGGGACGATCGAGGTGCGGGATGTGAAGAGCGGGAGCGTGGAGACTCGGATCCCGAG
- the LOC116573641 gene encoding uncharacterized protein LOC116573641 isoform X8 has translation MTLNWSVSPATNILSPPPHPRLVSENQARGPKPCPPGEPGARRSDPIVRSSDPRAGSTARARSSNSALGSRLYVFTVLGSFFLPRQEMAPIFSSHGGLRPRRLWGSLIGVLFSLYFPGLRIALPAAALPPPSAGPGSRTSWARSSPLPARRVTMAPSRPRPHPAALHFQSHLPGEVGFCGETGRRVRGLPGCGSWVLGTGPRGDRAGTEQGQSKPNMACARRAGVVHSGLRCADPARRRPRPGRAARGFHGDGKLASTASATTAKFPAFHPPLGAQRDDRGAGCEERERGDSDPEPQKIAPKLV, from the coding sequence ATGACACTGAACTGGAGCGTTTCTCCAGCAACGAAcattctctccccccccccccacccccgccttgtCTCTGAGAACCAGGCCAGAGGGCCAAAGCCCTGCCCGCCGGGGGAACCGGGTGCCAGGAGAAGCGACCCGATAGTGCGGAGTAGCGACCCAAGAGCCGGGAGCACAGCCCGCGCCCGCTCCTCAAACTCCGCCCTTGGGAGCCGCCTTTATGTCTTCACTGTTCTCggttccttctttctccctcggCAGGAAATGGCTCCCATTTTCTCCTCTCACGGTGGTCTTCGACCCAGGCGTCTTTGGGGCTCATTGATTGGGGTGCTTTTCAGTCTGTACTTTCCGGGGCTCAGGATTGCTCTGCCGGCCGCtgccctcccgcccccctccGCGGGTCCCGGCTCCCGCACATCCTGGGCGCGCTCATCTCCGCTCCCGGCCAGGCGTGTCACAATGGCGCCTTCGCGGCCTCGCCCGCACCCAGCCGCGCTCCACTTCCAGTCCCATCTTCCCGGAGAGGTGGGGTTCTGCGGGGAAACAGGCCGGCGGGTGCGCGGGCTCCCGGGCTGTGGCTCCTGGGTGCTGGGTACAGGGCCGAGAGGGGACCGAGCGGGGACCGAGCAGGGACAGAGCAAGCCCAACATGGCGTGCGCCCGCCGGGCGGGAGTTGTGCACTCGGGCCTGCGGTGCGCCGACCCCGCCCGGCGGAGGCCCCGCCCAGGGCGCGCTGCCAGGGGTTTCCATGGTGATGGCAAACTAGCCTCAACTGCCTCAGCTACAACTGCCAAATTCCCCGCGTTCCACCCTCCTCTAGGTGCTCAGAGGGACGATCGAGGTGCGGGATGTGAAGAGCGGGAGCGTGGAGACTCGGATCCCGAG
- the LOC116573641 gene encoding uncharacterized protein LOC116573641 isoform X5 codes for MTLNWSVSPATNILSPPPHPRLVSENQARGPKPCPPGEPGARRSDPIVRSSDPRAGSTARARSSNSALGSRLYVFTVLGSFFLPRQEMAPIFSSHGGLRPRRLWGSLIGVLFSLYFPGLRIALPAAALPPPSAGPGSRTSWARSSPLPARRVTMAPSRPRPHPAALHFQSHLPGEVGFCGETGRRVRGLPGCGSWVLGTGPRGDRAGTEQGQSKPNMACARRAGVVHSGLRCADPARRRPRPGRAARGFHGDGKLASTASATTAKFPAFHPPLGAQRDDRGAGCEERERGDSDPEFYFVFSHKRLHPN; via the coding sequence ATGACACTGAACTGGAGCGTTTCTCCAGCAACGAAcattctctccccccccccccacccccgccttgtCTCTGAGAACCAGGCCAGAGGGCCAAAGCCCTGCCCGCCGGGGGAACCGGGTGCCAGGAGAAGCGACCCGATAGTGCGGAGTAGCGACCCAAGAGCCGGGAGCACAGCCCGCGCCCGCTCCTCAAACTCCGCCCTTGGGAGCCGCCTTTATGTCTTCACTGTTCTCggttccttctttctccctcggCAGGAAATGGCTCCCATTTTCTCCTCTCACGGTGGTCTTCGACCCAGGCGTCTTTGGGGCTCATTGATTGGGGTGCTTTTCAGTCTGTACTTTCCGGGGCTCAGGATTGCTCTGCCGGCCGCtgccctcccgcccccctccGCGGGTCCCGGCTCCCGCACATCCTGGGCGCGCTCATCTCCGCTCCCGGCCAGGCGTGTCACAATGGCGCCTTCGCGGCCTCGCCCGCACCCAGCCGCGCTCCACTTCCAGTCCCATCTTCCCGGAGAGGTGGGGTTCTGCGGGGAAACAGGCCGGCGGGTGCGCGGGCTCCCGGGCTGTGGCTCCTGGGTGCTGGGTACAGGGCCGAGAGGGGACCGAGCGGGGACCGAGCAGGGACAGAGCAAGCCCAACATGGCGTGCGCCCGCCGGGCGGGAGTTGTGCACTCGGGCCTGCGGTGCGCCGACCCCGCCCGGCGGAGGCCCCGCCCAGGGCGCGCTGCCAGGGGTTTCCATGGTGATGGCAAACTAGCCTCAACTGCCTCAGCTACAACTGCCAAATTCCCCGCGTTCCACCCTCCTCTAGGTGCTCAGAGGGACGATCGAGGTGCGGGATGTGAAGAGCGGGAGCGTGGAGACTCGGATCCCGAG
- the LOC116573641 gene encoding uncharacterized protein LOC116573641 isoform X7 has translation MTLNWSVSPATNILSPPPHPRLVSENQARGPKPCPPGEPGARRSDPIVRSSDPRAGSTARARSSNSALGSRLYVFTVLGSFFLPRQEMAPIFSSHGGLRPRRLWGSLIGVLFSLYFPGLRIALPAAALPPPSAGPGSRTSWARSSPLPARRVTMAPSRPRPHPAALHFQSHLPGEVGFCGETGRRVRGLPGCGSWVLGTGPRGDRAGTEQGQSKPNMACARRAGVVHSGLRCADPARRRPRPGRAARGFHGDGKLASTASATTAKFPAFHPPLGAQRDDRGAGCEERERGDSDPELHLCSSLHVS, from the coding sequence ATGACACTGAACTGGAGCGTTTCTCCAGCAACGAAcattctctccccccccccccacccccgccttgtCTCTGAGAACCAGGCCAGAGGGCCAAAGCCCTGCCCGCCGGGGGAACCGGGTGCCAGGAGAAGCGACCCGATAGTGCGGAGTAGCGACCCAAGAGCCGGGAGCACAGCCCGCGCCCGCTCCTCAAACTCCGCCCTTGGGAGCCGCCTTTATGTCTTCACTGTTCTCggttccttctttctccctcggCAGGAAATGGCTCCCATTTTCTCCTCTCACGGTGGTCTTCGACCCAGGCGTCTTTGGGGCTCATTGATTGGGGTGCTTTTCAGTCTGTACTTTCCGGGGCTCAGGATTGCTCTGCCGGCCGCtgccctcccgcccccctccGCGGGTCCCGGCTCCCGCACATCCTGGGCGCGCTCATCTCCGCTCCCGGCCAGGCGTGTCACAATGGCGCCTTCGCGGCCTCGCCCGCACCCAGCCGCGCTCCACTTCCAGTCCCATCTTCCCGGAGAGGTGGGGTTCTGCGGGGAAACAGGCCGGCGGGTGCGCGGGCTCCCGGGCTGTGGCTCCTGGGTGCTGGGTACAGGGCCGAGAGGGGACCGAGCGGGGACCGAGCAGGGACAGAGCAAGCCCAACATGGCGTGCGCCCGCCGGGCGGGAGTTGTGCACTCGGGCCTGCGGTGCGCCGACCCCGCCCGGCGGAGGCCCCGCCCAGGGCGCGCTGCCAGGGGTTTCCATGGTGATGGCAAACTAGCCTCAACTGCCTCAGCTACAACTGCCAAATTCCCCGCGTTCCACCCTCCTCTAGGTGCTCAGAGGGACGATCGAGGTGCGGGATGTGAAGAGCGGGAGCGTGGAGACTCGGATCCCGAG